The segment GGATGCGCAGACGGATCTGGATGAGGCGCGCAAGCTCATCAACGCCCTGGCCGGCCTCATCACCGCGGGGGCGCCCGAGATCAGCGACATGCACGCCCGTTCGCTGCGCGACGGCCTGCGCTCACTGCAGCTCGCCTTCCGCGAGGCGTCGGTCATCCCCGATCCGATCGGCAAGGGCCCCGGCGAGAAGTGGACCGGGCCGGTCAACTGAGCCGCCCGTCAGCGG is part of the Microbacterium pseudoresistens genome and harbors:
- a CDS encoding DUF1844 domain-containing protein gives rise to the protein MTIHDHDPAQDDRHARWEREERNASSATRDIADVPAVEVITTTAVHLMSAAAVKLGLADDPDAQTDLDEARKLINALAGLITAGAPEISDMHARSLRDGLRSLQLAFREASVIPDPIGKGPGEKWTGPVN